From the genome of Triticum aestivum cultivar Chinese Spring chromosome 3B, IWGSC CS RefSeq v2.1, whole genome shotgun sequence, one region includes:
- the LOC123065925 gene encoding uncharacterized protein isoform X1, which translates to MSLVMRMLRIAQAEELIDALELEEVETGSGQNLEMGLGRPCDTRWGSHFKTMNHVISMYGALRRVLRKIGDEYHGAEAQAALSIETIFRSFEFVFMAHLMQEIFGYADELCIALQKQDEDIVHAIELVRDTKYYLEALRTDAGWDDFLTKVTSFCTKYKIKVVDMEGPYFPVGRPRRGLCNGVINYHHFKVDMFVGVIDRKISELNGRFDEVNTELLSCMAAFCPFHLFAAYDQEKLVRLATKFCASDFTSDELARLPWQLNMYVTNVRRDERFQNLKNLCQLSVVLVETNKHEQYHIVYKLLKLVLILPVATASVERVFSSMSHVKNNLRSKMGDEYLNNCLVTFVERELFN; encoded by the coding sequence ATGAGTCTAGTGATGAGAATGCTTCGGATAGCTCAGGCtgaagaactcattgatgcattggAATTGGAAGAAGTAGAAACAGGGAGTGGGCAGAATCTGGAAATGGGTTTGGGAAGGCCATGTGATACACGTTGGGGCTCTCACTTCAAAACTATGAACCATGTCATCTCTATGTATGGTGCACTACGACGAGTTCTTCGCAAGATTGGAGATGAGTACCATGGTGCGGAGGCACAAGCGGCTCTCTCCATAGAGACAATATTTCGATCATTTGAGTTTGTTTTCATGGCACACTTGATGCAAGAAATATTTGGATACGCAGATGAGTTGTGTATAGCTTTGCAAAAGCAAGACGAAGATATTGTTCATGCTATTGAGCTTGTTCGTGACACAAAGTATTACTTGGAGGCTTTGAGGACCGATGCTGGATGGGATGATTTTCTCACAAAGGTCACATCTTTTTGTACAAAGTATAAGATCAAAGTTGTTGATATGGAGGGTCCTTACTTTCCCGTTGGCCGGCCTAGAAGGGGTTTATGTAATGGTGTGATCAATTATCACCACTTCAAGGTTGATATGTTTGTGGGTGTCATTGATAGGAAAATCAGTGAGCTGAATGGCAGATTTGATGAGGTAAACACAGAGCTACTTTCTTGCATGGCAGCATTCTGTCCATTTCACCTATTTGCTGCTTATGACCAAGAGAAGTTGGTTAGGCTTGCTACAAAGTTTTGTGCTTCTGATTTTACAAGTGATGAACTGGCAAGACTTCCATGGCAACTAAACATGTATGTTACTAATGTGCGTAGAGATGAAAGGTTTCAAAACCTGAAAAATCTATGTCAACTTTCAGTTGTGCTTGTGGAGACAAACAAGCATGAACAATATCATATTGTTTACAAGCTTCTTAAGTTGGTATTGATTCTGCCAGTAGCTACTGCTAGTGTTGAAAGGGTATTCTCTTCAATGAGCCATGTGAAGAATAATCTAAGGAGCAAAATGGGTGATGAATATTTGAAcaattgtttggttacatttgttgaGAGAGAACTTTTCAATTAA
- the LOC123065925 gene encoding uncharacterized protein isoform X2 — protein MSTVGGDPGGSAPSPTPAAPASRQPLLFRSKGAAAEQERATLAAAPRHPRRRRPTPHPPLLFGSVGAAPEQGRVTLSAASRPPWHRNRR, from the exons ATGTCAACCGTCGGAGGCGACCCTGGCGGCAGCGCCCCGTCCCCCACACCGGCGGCCCCGGCCTCCCGCCAGCCCCTCCTCTTCCGCTCGAAGGGCGCAGCAGCCGAGCAGGAACGAGCAACCCTGGCGGCGGCGCCCCGCCACCCGCGCCGGCGGCGCCCGACCCCGCACCCGCCCCTCCTCTTCGGCTCGGTGGGAGCAGCACCTGAGCAGGGACGGGTAACCCTGTCGGCGGCGTCCCGCCCCCCGTGGCACAGAAACAGAAG ATGA